A genomic region of Botrytis cinerea B05.10 chromosome 9, complete sequence contains the following coding sequences:
- the Bclcc10 gene encoding Bclcc10, producing the protein MAWMKGLLTRAASLHASLSQYSTNGLSTYGCLNASTLPPFLDDGGSYYGHPWGNAKPGPHLPPNTGKTRYYDLTVSRSTKAPDGYQKSVILINDQFPGPLIEANWGDTISVRVTNNITDNGDEGLSLHWHGQPQKLSPWADGVPSVSQCPIAPGSSFTYEFRAESFGSSWYHSHFSAQYNDGLYGPLVIYGPNHVDYDIDLGPVMLSDYLHQSYRSMIEGIATKVPNGPLFPHVDNNLINGKGSLNCNSTLGGTCTPDAGLSKFKFTKGKTHRLRLINTGSAGTQKFSIDGHQLQVTTVDYVPIVPYTTNVVTLAIGQRADVIVQATGESTDAVWMRSDLDVPCMLLTCTNPHGLAAIYYENANTTLAPTTTGVSWDSNDCANDPLYLTIPYTEISPPESPSITQDMEINVSVNGSGSALFTVNNSTFRADYNSPLLLLASQGTPVSTLPHDWNIYNFSSNPSIRIHVTNIWDTPHPMHLHGHDFFVLAEGRGTWDGTITNPSNPVRRDTALMRPGTPSDPSFLIIEFFADNPGVWPFHCHTSSHVSAGLLVNIFERPDLVAEGRDQRGMIPQVVRETCDAWNAYTGAGGEVDEIDSGLRRRRH; encoded by the exons ATGGCATGGATGAAGGGACTACTTACTAGAGCGGCTTCGTTGCATGCTTCGTTATCTCAATATTCTACTAATG GGCTATCTACATATGGGTGTTTAAACGCCTCCACACTTCCTCCATTTCTAGACGATGGTGGT TCATATTACGGACACCCTTGGGGAAATGCCAAGCCAGGACCACACCTCCCACCCAACACTGGAAAGACCCGGTACTATGATCTCACAGTATCCAGATCTACCAAAGCACCAGATGGATATCAGAAGAGTGTTATTCTCATAAATGATCAATTTCCCGGACCGCTTATCGAAGCAAATTGGGGAGACACGATAAGCGTCAGAGTCACTAATAACATTACTGATAATGGAGACGAAGGGCTGAGTCTTCATTGGCATGGTCAACCGCAGAAGCTGAGTCCTTGGGCGGATGGTGTACCCTCCGTTTCTCAATGCCCAATTGCCCCTGGAAGTAGTTTCACATATGAGTTTCGAGCGGAGTCTTTTGGATCCAGCTGGTATCATTCCCATTTCAGTGCTCAGTACAATGATGGCCTTTATGGGCCATTGGTTATTTATGG CCCCAATCATGTAGATTATGATATCGATCTTGGTCCCGTCATGCTG TCTGactatcttcatcaatcatatcgGAGCATGATTGAAGGAATTGCAACAAAAGTTCCGAATGGTCCTTTATTCCCACATGTTGACAATAATCTAATCAACGGGAAAGGGTCCTTAAATTGCAACTCTACTTTGGGTGGAACTTGTACACCGGACGCGGGGCTCTCCAAATTTAAGTTTACCAAAGGAAAGACGCACCGCCTCCGACTCATCAACACCGGCAGCGCAGGCACCCAAAAATTCTCAATTGATGGACACCAACTTCAGGTTACAACAGTCGATTATGTTCCAATCGTTCCTTATACGACCAATGTAGTAACTCTTGCAATTGGGCAAAGAGCAGATGTTATAGTTCAAGCAACAGGTGAATCAACTGATGCTGTCTGGATGCGATCTGACTTAGATGTTCCATGTATGCTCCTAACTTGCACGAACCCTCATGGTTTAGCAGCAATTTATTATGAAAACGCAAATACAACACTTGCGCCGACAACAACAGGTGTGTCATGGGACAGTAATGATTGTGCCAAT GATCCGTTATATTTAACGATTCCCTACACTGAAATAAGCCCACCCGAGAGCCCGTCCATTACGCAGGACATGGAAATTAATGTTAGCGTGAACGGATCTGGCAGTGCCCTTTTCACTGTGAATAATTCGACCTTCCGGGCTGACTACAA ctctcctctcctcctccttgcCAGCCAAGGAACTCCCGTCTCAACTCTTCCTCATGATTGGAATATCTACAACTTTTCCAGTAACCCTTCCATCCGCATACACGTTACGAATATCTGGGATACCCCTCATCCTATGCATCTACACGGGCACGATTTCTTCGTCCTAGCCGAAGGAAGAGGAACTTGGGACGGTACCATCACAAACCCATCTAATCCCGTTCGTCGCGACACAGCACTTATGAGACCCGGCACGCCATCCGATCCCAGTTTCctaataatagaattctttGCGGATAACCCTGGAGTTTGGCCTTTCCATTGTCATACAAGCTCGCATGTGAGTGCAGGACTTTTGGTTAATATTTTCGAGAGACCGGATTTAGTGGCCGAGGGTAGAGATCAGAGAGGTATGATTCCACAGGTGGTTAGAGAAACTTGCGATGCTTGGAATGCGTACACTGGTGCTGGAGGTGAAGTAGACGAGATCGATTCGGGATTGCGTCGTCGAAGACATTAA